One segment of Rattus norvegicus strain BN/NHsdMcwi chromosome 16, GRCr8, whole genome shotgun sequence DNA contains the following:
- the Scrg1 gene encoding scrapie-responsive protein 1 precursor has product MMKCVVLVILGLTLLLGTQAMPSSRLSCYRKLLKDRNCHNLPEGRADLKLIDENVQHHFWEGKGCEMICYCNFSELLCCPKDVFFGPKISFVIPCNSH; this is encoded by the exons ATGATGAAATGTGTGGTCCTTGTCATCCTCGGGCTAACTTTGCTGTTGGGAACACAAGCCATGCCTTCAAGTCGCCTCTCCTGTTACAGAAAGTTGCTAAAAGATCGTAACTGTCACAACCTTCCGGAGGGCAGAGCCGACCTGAAGCTGATCGATGAAAATGTGCAGCATCATTtctgggaggggaagggatgtgAGATGATCTGCTACTGCAATTTCAGCGAATTGCTCTGCTGCCCCAA AGATGTCTTTTTTGGACCAAAGATCTCCTTTGTGATTCCCTGCAACAGTCACTGA